A genomic stretch from Thiomicrorhabdus sp. includes:
- a CDS encoding helix-turn-helix domain-containing protein, translating into MMTPQGELCVPSFVAACFARRSGRHGNGIGVGVRRQWFSERKVAQIEEQIIREALIRLRWNKTKVAEELGLSRVGLRQKMERFGITENLGGEAVNEKVSEKVG; encoded by the coding sequence ATGATGACCCCTCAGGGTGAACTTTGCGTGCCGAGTTTTGTCGCCGCGTGTTTTGCGCGCCGCTCCGGAAGACATGGAAATGGAATTGGAGTGGGTGTCCGGCGTCAATGGTTCTCTGAAAGAAAAGTGGCGCAGATTGAAGAGCAGATCATTCGCGAGGCGTTGATCCGCTTGCGTTGGAACAAAACCAAAGTGGCCGAAGAGCTTGGTTTGTCCCGCGTTGGATTGCGTCAAAAAATGGAGCGCTTCGGTATCACCGAAAATCTTGGCGGCGAAGCGGTCAATGAAAAAGTCAGTGAAAAGGTCGGATAA
- the hypD gene encoding hydrogenase formation protein HypD yields MKYVDEFRNGKQAQAIAKRIAELVKTLQVSKQRPLQFMEVCGGHTIRSFVMVLAQFLPEEIEFVHGPGCPVCVLPMGVVDDCISIAEQPGVIFTTFGDAMRVPGSKKSLLQAKAEGHDVRMVYSPLDALQIAKQNPEREVVFFGLGFETTMPSTALTLQQAAKEQVKNFSLFCNHITIIRQSKRC; encoded by the coding sequence ATGAAATATGTCGACGAATTCCGTAATGGAAAACAGGCGCAGGCCATCGCGAAAAGAATTGCCGAACTGGTGAAGACATTGCAGGTTTCCAAGCAGCGTCCGTTGCAGTTTATGGAGGTGTGCGGCGGGCATACCATTCGATCTTTCGTTATGGTCCTGGCACAATTTTTACCGGAAGAAATCGAGTTTGTTCACGGGCCGGGTTGCCCGGTATGCGTCCTCCCGATGGGTGTGGTTGATGATTGCATTTCGATTGCCGAGCAGCCGGGCGTGATTTTCACGACCTTCGGAGACGCCATGCGCGTTCCCGGTTCGAAGAAAAGTCTGTTGCAGGCAAAGGCCGAAGGGCACGATGTCAGAATGGTGTATTCGCCACTGGATGCCCTGCAGATTGCCAAGCAGAATCCGGAGCGTGAAGTCGTCTTTTTCGGTCTGGGGTTTGAAACCACCATGCCAAGTACGGCTTTGACCCTTCAGCAGGCGGCAAAAGAGCAGGTGAAAAATTTCTCCTTGTTTTGTAACCATATCACCATCATTCGACAATCAAAGCGATGCTGA
- a CDS encoding TonB-dependent receptor, whose protein sequence is MKSLNYVPIACLAISAQVSAHQINEPKPLELEAVEVDGHYQSYIGESLSTSEGVIGDGEIKKRPLLRVGEVLEFVPGMAVTQHSGSGKANQYFLRGFNLDHGTDFSITVDGMPLNMRTHGHGQGYMDMNFIIPEMIKRMDYQKGVYYPQNGDFSSAGAAHIYLPNALETGSASVEIGEYGYKRALLMDDFKTASGNLVLGLEGQVYDGPWSDVEEGVQKKNFLARYHGHSSQGTYSVTFMAYDNQWDSADQIPQRAVDQGVIDEYGSLDTSVGGKSSRYSLSGQWSGNDGWSANLYAIQSNMNLWSDFTYYLDNPVQSDQFEQVDKRWIYGGEVKRVLPLAGSDSGQVQFGAQFRYDDIGEVALYNTQNRARFNTIRKDQVSEQSIGLYAMADVDLTPKLSLMGGARYDYFAADVR, encoded by the coding sequence ATGAAAAGTTTGAATTATGTGCCGATTGCCTGTTTGGCAATCTCGGCCCAGGTTTCTGCGCACCAAATAAATGAGCCGAAACCTCTGGAACTGGAAGCGGTCGAGGTTGACGGCCATTATCAATCCTATATCGGTGAGTCGCTTTCGACCTCGGAAGGGGTGATCGGTGATGGTGAAATCAAAAAACGTCCGCTATTGCGAGTCGGGGAAGTTCTGGAATTTGTTCCGGGCATGGCGGTTACCCAGCATAGCGGCAGCGGTAAAGCCAACCAGTATTTCTTGCGTGGTTTCAATCTCGACCACGGCACCGATTTCAGTATTACCGTTGACGGCATGCCGCTGAATATGCGCACCCATGGTCACGGTCAGGGGTATATGGATATGAACTTCATTATCCCCGAGATGATCAAGCGCATGGATTACCAGAAAGGGGTCTATTATCCGCAGAACGGCGACTTCTCCAGTGCCGGTGCCGCGCACATTTATTTGCCGAATGCGTTGGAAACCGGTAGCGCCTCGGTGGAAATCGGTGAATACGGCTATAAACGCGCCCTGCTGATGGACGATTTCAAAACCGCTTCCGGCAATCTGGTTCTGGGTTTGGAAGGGCAGGTTTATGATGGCCCCTGGAGCGATGTCGAAGAAGGGGTGCAGAAGAAGAATTTCCTGGCCCGTTATCATGGCCACAGTTCGCAGGGAACCTATTCGGTTACTTTTATGGCTTACGACAATCAGTGGGATTCGGCCGACCAGATCCCGCAGAGAGCGGTCGATCAGGGCGTGATCGATGAGTACGGTTCGCTTGACACTTCGGTTGGCGGAAAATCCAGCCGTTACAGTTTGTCGGGACAGTGGTCGGGGAACGATGGCTGGTCGGCGAATTTGTATGCCATTCAGTCAAATATGAATTTGTGGTCGGATTTTACCTATTATCTGGATAACCCGGTACAAAGCGATCAGTTTGAACAAGTCGATAAACGCTGGATTTACGGCGGTGAAGTCAAACGGGTTCTTCCGCTGGCCGGCAGCGATTCGGGGCAGGTACAGTTCGGGGCACAATTCCGCTATGACGATATCGGTGAAGTCGCCTTATATAACACGCAAAACCGCGCCAGATTCAATACCATCCGTAAAGATCAGGTCTCGGAACAATCGATCGGATTATACGCTATGGCAGATGTTGATCTGACCCCGAAACTGAGCCTGATGGGCGGGGCGCGTTACGATTACTTCGCGGCCGATGTTCGATAG
- the hypB gene encoding hydrogenase nickel incorporation protein HypB: MDANCRALEGQVTGCGDEGDQQTANDADRIRATGVPAIQVNTGKGCHLDAHMVGHAISHLGVEDYGVLFIENVGNLVCPSAFDLGEDHKVAILSVTEGEDKPIKYPDMFAAADLMVLNKVDLLPYLDFDVDACIQYAQKVNPNIEVLLVSAKSGEGMDEWLNWLISHRNNKLSQFAARMQSQVKAIESALDVRL; encoded by the coding sequence ATTGACGCAAACTGTCGAGCGCTTGAAGGACAAGTTACCGGTTGCGGTGATGAAGGCGATCAGCAAACGGCTAATGACGCCGACCGAATCCGTGCAACCGGCGTGCCGGCAATTCAGGTCAACACCGGTAAAGGCTGTCATCTGGATGCACACATGGTTGGACATGCGATTTCCCATCTTGGGGTGGAAGATTACGGGGTGCTGTTTATCGAGAATGTCGGCAATCTGGTCTGCCCGTCGGCTTTTGATCTGGGAGAAGACCATAAGGTTGCAATTCTTTCGGTGACGGAAGGGGAAGATAAACCGATCAAATATCCGGATATGTTTGCGGCGGCGGATCTGATGGTACTCAACAAAGTCGATTTGTTGCCTTATCTGGATTTCGATGTCGACGCCTGTATCCAATATGCGCAAAAAGTAAACCCGAACATTGAAGTGTTGCTGGTTTCGGCGAAAAGCGGCGAAGGTATGGACGAATGGCTGAACTGGCTGATTTCGCACCGTAACAACAAGTTGAGTCAATTTGCCGCTCGCATGCAATCGCAGGTCAAGGCGATCGAATCGGCATTGGATGTCCGCCTATGA
- a CDS encoding sigma-54 dependent transcriptional regulator, whose translation MRRNRAHREWSAGQSDSTGCQISSFDFPVLITGESGTGKELFARAIHYNSPRADGPFLAENCGALPDQLLESELFGYKKGAFTGAYMDHVGLFEQASGGTLFLDEIGEISQSFQVKLLRVLQEGEIRPLGHSKPRKVDVRIVAATNRNLEEEVKAGRFREDLFYRLVGYVVQLPSLHERTEDIPLLANAFLKHLCEQYARPFNGFTDEMMQCLMDYRCRAIFVNCRTRSDAVL comes from the coding sequence TTGCGACGAAATCGTGCGCACCGAGAATGGTCTGCTGGACAAAGTGATTCAACGGGTTGCCAGATTTCGTCGTTTGACTTTCCGGTTCTGATTACCGGTGAATCCGGGACGGGAAAAGAGCTGTTTGCCAGAGCGATTCACTATAACTCACCTAGAGCAGACGGCCCTTTCCTGGCTGAAAACTGCGGGGCTTTACCGGATCAGCTGCTAGAAAGCGAATTGTTCGGTTATAAAAAAGGCGCCTTCACGGGAGCCTATATGGATCACGTCGGTCTGTTCGAACAGGCCAGTGGCGGAACGCTGTTTCTGGATGAGATCGGCGAAATTTCCCAGTCGTTTCAGGTCAAGCTGCTGAGAGTTTTGCAGGAGGGTGAAATTCGTCCGCTGGGTCATTCCAAACCGCGAAAAGTTGATGTTCGTATCGTTGCGGCGACGAATCGCAATCTGGAAGAAGAGGTCAAAGCCGGTCGCTTCCGCGAAGACCTGTTTTATCGTCTGGTCGGTTATGTGGTTCAACTGCCTTCTCTGCACGAACGCACAGAAGACATTCCGTTGCTGGCAAATGCCTTCTTGAAGCACCTTTGCGAGCAATACGCCCGCCCGTTCAACGGGTTTACCGATGAAATGATGCAGTGTCTGATGGATTATCGCTGCCGGGCAATATTCGTGAACTGCAGAACGAGATCGGACGCAGTTTTATGA
- a CDS encoding response regulator has translation MILEKPSVLVVDDDEKSVATLKRTLRKDFKVYTALSAEEAEEILRFEYIQVLVCDHRMPKETGGVVFNSC, from the coding sequence ATGATTCTAGAAAAACCAAGTGTACTGGTCGTTGACGACGACGAAAAATCAGTCGCCACTTTGAAGCGAACCTTGCGTAAGGATTTCAAGGTTTATACCGCCTTGTCTGCCGAAGAGGCCGAAGAAATCCTGCGCTTCGAATACATTCAGGTTCTGGTGTGCGATCACCGGATGCCGAAAGAAACCGGGGGTGTCGTTTTTAATTCGTGTTAA
- the hypE gene encoding hydrogenase expression/formation protein HypE → MNDLAVSGAQPLYLSCGLIIEEGLAFAELIEILADMAVAAQAAEVQIVTGDTKVVDRGSCDKLFINTAGVGVLDAGMDSGITQIQTGDKVLINGDIGDHGVAILAARGELALETTIESDCAALTALIQLLLTEGIPVHAMRDVTRGGLATVLNEYAQGAEVGILIDEGQIPIKPEVRGVCEVLGLDPLYLANEGKVALVVPADFAEQGVAINAQPSGGYQCRYGGRSGK, encoded by the coding sequence GTGAACGATCTTGCTGTATCCGGTGCGCAGCCGCTGTATTTGAGCTGCGGTCTGATCATCGAGGAAGGGTTAGCGTTTGCGGAGCTGATTGAGATTCTGGCGGACATGGCCGTTGCGGCGCAAGCAGCCGAAGTGCAGATTGTCACCGGCGATACCAAGGTGGTGGATCGCGGCAGTTGTGACAAATTGTTTATCAATACCGCCGGCGTGGGCGTGTTGGATGCCGGAATGGATTCCGGTATCACACAGATTCAAACCGGGGATAAGGTGCTGATTAACGGTGATATCGGTGATCACGGTGTCGCCATTCTGGCCGCGCGCGGTGAACTGGCGCTGGAAACAACGATCGAATCTGACTGCGCCGCCCTGACGGCTTTGATTCAGTTACTGCTTACGGAAGGCATTCCCGTACATGCGATGCGTGATGTGACTCGCGGCGGTCTGGCGACGGTGCTGAATGAGTATGCTCAGGGAGCCGAGGTCGGCATTCTGATCGATGAAGGACAGATTCCGATCAAGCCGGAAGTTCGCGGCGTTTGCGAAGTGCTGGGTCTGGATCCCTTATATCTTGCTAACGAGGGCAAGGTTGCACTGGTTGTTCCGGCGGATTTTGCCGAGCAGGGCGTTGCAATTAATGCGCAGCCATCCGGCGGGTATCAATGCCGCTATGGTGGCCGGAGTGGTAAATGA
- a CDS encoding TonB-dependent receptor, whose protein sequence is MPLTTPGRPNLNAGQGFHSNDARGATIEIDPQSGTPVDSVDLLVRSVGAETGIRFSTPGLFNASLAFWWLKLDSELLFVGDAGNTEASRPSERYGVEFAGYYRLKKDVNFDFEASYTESRFTDQVAGEGKYIDGALPVVVSAGISHMPDLGWRQSLRIRHLGARPLTSDNLVKSKDSTVLNGSIGYAWKKWRAELEVFNLLDSDDHDIDYYYTSRLSTDPAQGVDDVHFHPVEPRAVRFKVGYRF, encoded by the coding sequence ATGCCTTTAACGACGCCTGGGAGGCCTAATCTGAATGCCGGGCAGGGCTTTCATTCAAACGATGCGCGCGGTGCGACCATTGAAATCGATCCTCAATCCGGAACGCCGGTAGACTCGGTCGATTTACTGGTTCGCAGTGTTGGCGCCGAAACCGGGATACGTTTTTCGACTCCGGGATTGTTTAACGCCTCTCTGGCCTTCTGGTGGTTGAAACTGGATTCAGAGCTGTTGTTTGTCGGTGATGCCGGGAATACCGAAGCCAGCCGTCCATCAGAACGCTACGGGGTTGAATTTGCCGGTTACTATCGTTTAAAGAAAGATGTGAACTTTGATTTTGAAGCTTCCTATACCGAATCGCGTTTCACCGATCAAGTTGCCGGAGAAGGAAAATATATCGATGGCGCGCTTCCGGTCGTCGTCAGCGCCGGCATCAGTCATATGCCTGACCTTGGCTGGCGTCAGTCTTTGAGAATTCGTCACTTGGGCGCGCGTCCGTTGACCAGCGACAACCTTGTGAAATCGAAAGACAGTACGGTGCTGAACGGGTCGATTGGTTATGCCTGGAAAAAATGGCGTGCGGAGCTGGAGGTTTTCAACCTGCTGGACAGCGATGATCACGATATCGATTATTACTACACTTCACGACTTTCTACCGATCCGGCGCAAGGTGTGGACGACGTGCATTTCCACCCCGTCGAACCGCGGGCTGTGCGTTTTAAAGTCGGTTATCGCTTCTGA
- a CDS encoding SIS domain-containing protein, with protein sequence MKESEQSLRQTPPEGERHADKSTDSILSGFYPFAGDKAAVSAPAETSAEKDTAPFGLSDETLAASMQQKVQESVQVKLAYFKSQESKLLMAAKCIADVYRRDSKMFSMGNGGSSCDASHLAVNFFIRSHGRPSGASGNQSRADSTMITAASNDLGFNNAFVRQLIAQARSGDVLVGFSTSGCSENLMQAFSKAKELKMHTIGFAGMDGGEMAKSPDVDICLVVDSMSIHRIQESHLTTYHILWDLVHSLLADDRKKQVGK encoded by the coding sequence ATGAAGGAGAGTGAGCAGTCTCTTCGACAGACGCCTCCGGAGGGGGAGCGCCATGCGGATAAGTCAACCGACAGCATCCTCAGCGGATTTTATCCCTTTGCCGGTGATAAAGCCGCCGTGTCAGCGCCGGCCGAAACTTCGGCTGAAAAGGACACGGCGCCTTTTGGTCTCTCCGACGAAACACTTGCCGCATCCATGCAGCAGAAAGTCCAAGAGAGCGTTCAGGTCAAACTTGCCTACTTCAAATCGCAGGAAAGCAAATTGCTGATGGCGGCCAAATGCATTGCCGATGTTTACCGGCGCGACAGCAAAATGTTCTCAATGGGGAATGGCGGTTCCAGTTGCGATGCCTCGCATCTTGCCGTGAATTTCTTCATCCGATCACACGGCAGGCCGTCCGGCGCTTCCGGCAATCAATCTCGGGCGGATTCCACCATGATTACCGCAGCGAGCAACGATCTGGGTTTCAACAATGCCTTTGTCAGACAGTTGATTGCCCAGGCGAGAAGTGGTGACGTTCTTGTCGGTTTCTCCACCAGCGGCTGTTCCGAAAACCTGATGCAGGCATTTTCCAAAGCCAAGGAGCTGAAAATGCATACCATCGGTTTTGCCGGGATGGACGGAGGAGAGATGGCAAAAAGTCCCGATGTGGATATTTGTCTGGTCGTCGACAGTATGAGCATTCACCGCATTCAGGAAAGTCATTTGACGACGTACCACATTTTATGGGATCTGGTTCATTCGCTTCTGGCGGATGACCGCAAAAAACAGGTTGGGAAATAA